A window of the Fervidobacterium thailandense genome harbors these coding sequences:
- a CDS encoding type I phosphomannose isomerase catalytic subunit yields MVLKALPRFRPMVWGNSELNRIFNLETEAPIGEIWLLSGHPLYETSLEGVGLSLNELSSRIFGKRYPRFPLLVKLVSTNQWLSVQVHPDDEFAKTIEDEPWGKSEAWYFVTDGEFAICEDTDLMKELVNEGRIDEIKDILTFVKVKSGTIVNIPAGTVHALGPNSTVVEVQQSSDLTYRIYDWGRPRETHLEKALKVSRNVKVSDIVFPNAKELRTDYFTIRVFSDNFVADKNILNENLSIIVPLELNKEFSAYLSISDTYAERTGLSIHGEYSIGNLRAIFITLGPVYNAFLEQ; encoded by the coding sequence ATGGTACTGAAGGCTTTACCGAGGTTCAGACCCATGGTTTGGGGAAACTCCGAACTTAACAGGATCTTCAACTTGGAGACGGAAGCACCCATCGGGGAGATTTGGTTGCTCTCTGGACATCCGCTGTACGAAACATCGCTGGAAGGCGTGGGTTTAAGTTTGAACGAACTTTCCTCGCGGATCTTCGGGAAACGTTATCCAAGGTTTCCGTTACTCGTAAAACTTGTCTCAACGAATCAGTGGCTCAGTGTACAAGTACATCCTGATGATGAATTTGCTAAGACGATCGAGGATGAACCGTGGGGAAAGAGTGAAGCGTGGTACTTCGTTACCGATGGCGAGTTCGCAATTTGCGAGGATACCGATCTGATGAAAGAACTCGTTAACGAAGGGCGAATCGACGAGATAAAGGATATCTTGACGTTTGTTAAGGTAAAGAGCGGAACAATCGTTAACATCCCGGCGGGTACCGTACATGCACTTGGGCCGAATAGTACGGTCGTGGAGGTTCAACAATCCTCGGATCTAACGTACAGAATATACGATTGGGGTAGGCCGAGGGAGACACATTTGGAAAAAGCACTGAAGGTTTCAAGAAATGTGAAGGTTAGTGATATAGTCTTCCCAAATGCGAAAGAGCTAAGAACGGACTACTTCACCATAAGGGTCTTTTCGGATAACTTCGTTGCCGACAAGAATATTCTCAACGAGAATCTTTCTATAATCGTGCCGCTGGAACTGAACAAGGAATTTTCGGCTTATCTTAGTATTTCGGATACGTACGCTGAGCGAACTGGTCTTTCCATCCACGGCGAATATTCAATCGGTAATCTCCGCGCGATATTCATCACGCTTGGACCGGTTTACAATGCGTTCCTTGAACAGTGA
- a CDS encoding DUF342 domain-containing protein: protein MEITVTTSPDKMEAYIKITNKLPEETVDLETLMEAIRKAKIVHGIDFEALRQFCKEPVENVPFLIAKGDPPKDGEPGRVVFEIASTSSKDYIVKDRVDFREFPVQRRILVKKGQRLATILPPTEGVPGKNVYGETVPAKRGEEAKVVLGKNVALDEEGHHIIATAEGLLKVDVEKNFIEVSEYLEIEGDVDYNTGNIDFPGVVLVKGDVKPGFVVRAKGDIEIHGVVEAATVISLEGNVKLSGVKGKDKGLVKAKKDVHVKYAEAVTIEADNLYFETNLLGCIVRVTGSIIGTGRSSSIIGGEYIAALKIEADEIGSEFGTNTYLEVGVNPYLREEIKILKAQIEIDKTSIQKLLTIVKQYKDLKDKGTPIPPEREEQFAKATRTLINLRAELEKNMRKLEELQQKLGRMRFSAEIIARKVLYPGVEVVIQDARYYSEQQLPKVVLRYEDGKIFVGGYGG from the coding sequence ATGGAAATAACCGTGACCACGTCACCGGACAAAATGGAGGCGTACATAAAGATTACCAACAAATTGCCCGAGGAAACCGTGGACCTGGAGACGCTTATGGAGGCGATCCGGAAAGCAAAGATCGTCCACGGTATCGATTTCGAAGCCTTGAGACAGTTTTGCAAGGAACCTGTCGAGAACGTCCCGTTCCTCATAGCAAAGGGTGATCCACCGAAGGATGGAGAGCCAGGAAGGGTCGTTTTTGAAATAGCATCCACATCTTCAAAGGATTACATCGTCAAAGATAGGGTTGATTTCAGGGAGTTTCCCGTTCAGCGCAGGATCCTTGTTAAAAAGGGACAACGGCTCGCAACCATCCTCCCTCCAACCGAAGGTGTTCCGGGTAAAAACGTTTACGGTGAGACTGTACCGGCCAAGCGTGGTGAGGAAGCAAAGGTGGTTCTTGGTAAAAACGTTGCACTCGACGAGGAAGGTCACCACATCATAGCCACGGCGGAAGGTCTACTGAAAGTCGATGTCGAAAAGAACTTCATCGAAGTGAGTGAATATTTGGAAATAGAAGGAGATGTCGATTATAACACCGGTAACATAGATTTTCCAGGTGTCGTATTGGTGAAGGGTGATGTGAAACCCGGTTTTGTGGTACGGGCAAAGGGCGATATCGAGATCCACGGTGTTGTTGAGGCCGCAACCGTGATCTCGCTTGAGGGGAACGTGAAGTTATCGGGAGTCAAGGGTAAAGATAAAGGACTTGTTAAGGCCAAGAAAGATGTTCACGTGAAGTACGCTGAAGCAGTGACGATTGAGGCCGATAATCTCTATTTTGAAACGAACTTACTCGGTTGCATCGTCCGTGTGACCGGTTCGATAATCGGAACGGGAAGGTCATCCTCGATCATCGGTGGTGAGTACATCGCGGCATTGAAGATTGAGGCTGACGAAATAGGATCCGAATTTGGGACGAACACGTACCTTGAGGTGGGTGTTAACCCTTACCTCAGGGAGGAAATAAAGATACTGAAGGCGCAGATAGAAATAGACAAAACGAGTATCCAGAAATTACTCACGATCGTCAAGCAGTACAAGGACCTCAAAGACAAGGGAACACCCATACCACCGGAACGAGAGGAACAATTTGCGAAGGCTACGCGCACACTCATCAACTTGCGTGCGGAATTGGAGAAAAACATGCGTAAACTCGAAGAACTCCAACAAAAGTTGGGTAGGATGAGGTTCAGTGCGGAGATCATCGCTCGAAAGGTACTCTACCCAGGTGTTGAAGTGGTGATCCAGGATGCGCGGTACTATTCCGAGCAGCAACTTCCGAAGGTCGTTTTGAGGTACGAGGATGGAAAGATCTTCGTGGGAGGATACGGGGGTTAG
- the glnA gene encoding type I glutamate--ammonia ligase: protein MDREKLLEFIDKNRVRFLRLQFTDINGTMKNVEIPSDEVEGLLDSGIMFDGSSVQGFARIHESDMYLKPDLRTVAMLPWTFDGHRSARIICDVYEDPSTPFDGDPRYRLKLIQEKARSMGFIPYAGPEVEFFILPRKEGKPVFEFLDSGSYFDLLPVDIAEHIRTEVSVYLEEMGLDVETTHHEVAPSQHEVDFRYAEPVIAADNVQTVKLVIKTLAIRNNLFATFMPKPFFGVNGSGMHVHMSLFTLDGRNAFYDPDAPDGISQTMRYFIGGLIAHAREITAITNPTVNSYKRLVPGYEAPVNIAWSKGNRTALIRVPKARGNATRLEYRAPDPSCNPYLALAVMFAAGLDGIEKRIEPPLPVEENIYKMSDAEKQKRGISRLPANLKEALTEAEKSELVKSVLGEHIFEKFMALKEREWWEYSTHISEWERIKYENI, encoded by the coding sequence GTGGATCGAGAAAAGCTGCTTGAATTCATCGACAAGAACCGCGTACGTTTTCTTAGGCTCCAGTTCACGGATATAAACGGTACGATGAAGAACGTTGAGATTCCTTCGGACGAGGTTGAGGGATTATTGGATTCCGGTATCATGTTTGATGGTTCGTCCGTTCAGGGATTCGCACGCATCCACGAGTCGGACATGTACCTTAAGCCAGACCTCAGAACTGTTGCAATGCTGCCTTGGACGTTCGACGGACATAGAAGTGCAAGAATCATATGCGACGTTTACGAGGATCCAAGCACACCGTTTGACGGTGACCCACGCTACAGGTTGAAGCTTATCCAGGAAAAGGCACGAAGTATGGGATTCATACCCTATGCTGGACCGGAAGTCGAGTTCTTCATATTACCACGAAAAGAAGGAAAACCGGTCTTCGAGTTTCTCGACAGCGGAAGTTACTTCGACCTCCTACCGGTCGACATCGCTGAGCACATCCGTACTGAAGTTTCCGTGTACCTGGAGGAAATGGGATTGGATGTTGAAACAACCCACCATGAGGTTGCACCGTCCCAACACGAAGTCGATTTCCGCTACGCCGAACCTGTAATCGCCGCCGACAATGTGCAGACCGTTAAGCTCGTCATTAAAACCCTTGCAATCAGGAACAACCTTTTCGCCACCTTCATGCCGAAACCGTTCTTTGGTGTCAACGGTAGTGGTATGCACGTACACATGAGCCTTTTCACACTCGACGGGCGGAACGCATTCTACGATCCCGATGCACCAGACGGAATTTCTCAAACGATGAGGTATTTTATCGGTGGTCTCATAGCGCACGCAAGGGAAATTACCGCGATCACAAATCCGACCGTGAACAGCTACAAAAGACTGGTTCCCGGCTACGAAGCACCCGTTAACATCGCATGGAGTAAAGGGAACAGAACCGCCCTCATTCGTGTTCCGAAAGCACGTGGTAACGCTACACGACTTGAGTACAGGGCACCGGATCCATCGTGCAATCCGTATTTAGCACTCGCGGTGATGTTCGCTGCCGGGCTGGATGGGATAGAAAAGCGTATCGAACCACCACTCCCCGTGGAAGAGAACATCTACAAAATGTCCGACGCGGAGAAGCAGAAACGCGGTATCAGTAGACTACCGGCTAACCTAAAGGAAGCGCTCACCGAGGCCGAAAAGAGTGAGCTTGTTAAAAGCGTGCTCGGAGAACACATCTTTGAAAAATTCATGGCACTGAAAGAACGTGAATGGTGGGAGTACTCAACGCACATCTCCGAGTGGGAACGAATAAAGTATGAGAACATTTAA
- the feoB gene encoding ferrous iron transport protein B — MTITVGLVGNPNVGKTSLFNKLVGARQYVANWPGVTVSRVEGATVHKGYTLHFVDLPGVYTLSATSIDEKVTRDYLFFSPPNVVVVVIDSMSPEQGIYLLLEALELNLNVIAVFNAVDELRKAGTVVDKSVLETFLGIPVVLTSAHTGEGIEELMDKIIQVFKGGDRPKVFPYPEHVEEELKKIETSIPKGLVQRFCALKVIEGDRFIRDLVGDIDLDSRKEIYSTLATDIAKARYSFATDLISKAYRSSGRLLTLNEAMDHVFTHKFIGIPIFLSLMYLAFNFTFKASEPLVKVIESLFERLSEFVGKGNIVASLVSQGLIGGVGSVIAFVPSIFALFVALGIMEESGYLPRIAFLMDRLMYKLRLTGRSFMTLLLGFGCNVSTVMAARGLADERERLTTILVSPFISCSARLPVYLMITAIAFPKYRAEAFFAIYAASILLTAFSSRVVNRVILKGQSVPLIMEVPRYRLPKISNVLTYTWNRGKHFLEKASTIILGASVVIWVLSYFPNGGNVENSFVALLGRLLEPLFKPLGYSWQIVTALIFGGVAKEVVVSTFSQLYGTLEGISMDPVVGASLMIFVLAYVPCLATIAAIKGETGSWKYALFSVFYSLAVAYVAALLVTLFGRFILHIC; from the coding sequence ATGACAATAACGGTTGGCCTCGTTGGTAATCCGAACGTTGGAAAAACGAGTCTCTTCAACAAGCTTGTGGGAGCGAGGCAGTACGTTGCGAATTGGCCAGGTGTGACCGTTTCACGCGTGGAGGGTGCTACCGTTCACAAGGGATATACGCTACACTTTGTGGATCTACCAGGTGTTTACACGCTTTCGGCAACCTCTATTGACGAGAAAGTTACGAGGGATTACCTCTTTTTCAGTCCCCCGAACGTAGTTGTCGTTGTCATCGACTCGATGAGTCCAGAACAGGGAATTTATCTATTACTCGAAGCATTGGAGCTGAACTTGAACGTTATAGCGGTTTTCAACGCGGTTGATGAACTTAGAAAGGCGGGTACCGTTGTTGATAAATCCGTGTTGGAAACGTTCCTTGGAATTCCCGTCGTTCTAACCTCGGCGCACACCGGTGAGGGAATCGAGGAATTGATGGACAAGATAATTCAGGTGTTCAAGGGTGGGGATAGACCCAAGGTTTTCCCTTACCCTGAACACGTTGAAGAAGAACTAAAAAAGATAGAAACTTCGATTCCCAAGGGACTCGTTCAACGGTTCTGCGCGCTGAAGGTTATCGAAGGAGATAGGTTTATAAGGGATTTGGTGGGGGATATAGATTTAGATTCCAGGAAGGAAATCTATTCGACTTTGGCAACTGACATAGCGAAAGCGCGGTACAGCTTTGCAACGGATCTCATTTCCAAGGCGTACAGGAGCTCTGGTCGGTTGTTAACACTTAACGAAGCTATGGATCATGTATTCACGCACAAGTTCATCGGCATACCGATCTTCCTGAGTTTAATGTACCTTGCCTTTAACTTTACTTTCAAAGCATCAGAACCTCTTGTGAAGGTTATCGAATCATTGTTTGAGAGACTTTCCGAGTTTGTTGGAAAAGGGAATATCGTTGCCTCGTTGGTTTCCCAAGGTTTAATTGGTGGTGTTGGAAGCGTAATAGCCTTCGTTCCAAGTATCTTTGCACTCTTTGTGGCCCTTGGCATAATGGAAGAGAGTGGTTATTTACCAAGAATCGCGTTTCTAATGGATAGGTTAATGTACAAGTTGAGGCTCACGGGCCGTTCTTTCATGACGTTACTACTTGGTTTTGGGTGCAACGTGAGCACGGTAATGGCCGCACGGGGTTTGGCCGATGAACGAGAAAGGTTGACGACCATCCTGGTTTCGCCCTTTATCAGCTGTAGTGCACGTCTACCCGTTTACTTGATGATCACAGCCATAGCGTTCCCCAAATACCGTGCTGAAGCATTCTTCGCGATTTACGCAGCAAGTATTCTCCTAACAGCCTTCTCCTCGAGGGTAGTTAACCGGGTAATTTTGAAGGGGCAATCCGTCCCTCTCATTATGGAAGTTCCAAGGTACAGGCTTCCGAAAATCTCAAATGTTCTCACGTACACTTGGAACAGGGGAAAACATTTTTTGGAAAAAGCTTCTACTATTATACTTGGCGCGAGCGTTGTAATCTGGGTTCTAAGTTACTTTCCAAATGGTGGAAACGTTGAAAACAGTTTCGTTGCCTTGCTCGGGAGGCTTCTTGAGCCTCTTTTCAAGCCTCTCGGCTATTCCTGGCAAATCGTGACAGCGCTGATTTTCGGTGGGGTTGCAAAAGAGGTCGTCGTTTCGACCTTTTCACAACTCTACGGAACACTTGAAGGAATCAGCATGGACCCCGTTGTAGGTGCGTCACTCATGATTTTCGTGCTTGCGTACGTTCCGTGTCTTGCCACGATTGCCGCTATTAAGGGTGAAACGGGCAGCTGGAAATACGCTTTGTTCTCCGTCTTTTACAGTCTTGCGGTAGCGTACGTCGCAGCACTTCTTGTAACACTCTTTGGCAGATTCATCTTGCATATATGCTGA
- the panD gene encoding aspartate 1-decarboxylase produces MFEIMLKAKIHMARVTEKEIEYEGSIGIDEELLELSGIKVNELVLISDVENGNRFATYVIPEPRGSGKISLNGAAARLVEKGDRIIIMAFGLYEPTEYTGAKILILNDDNSVKEIRYSSTHEEK; encoded by the coding sequence ATGTTCGAGATAATGCTCAAGGCGAAGATACACATGGCGAGGGTCACGGAGAAGGAGATAGAGTACGAAGGAAGCATAGGAATAGACGAAGAACTTTTAGAATTGAGCGGTATAAAGGTGAACGAACTTGTGCTCATTTCCGATGTGGAAAACGGAAACAGGTTCGCAACTTACGTTATTCCAGAACCGCGCGGAAGTGGGAAGATCTCACTCAACGGTGCCGCCGCAAGACTGGTGGAGAAGGGTGATAGGATAATCATCATGGCGTTCGGACTATACGAGCCAACCGAGTATACGGGAGCTAAGATTTTGATACTCAACGACGACAACTCCGTCAAGGAGATCCGATATTCAAGTACACATGAGGAGAAGTGA
- a CDS encoding FeoA domain-containing protein, with protein sequence MSTLKLSDVPENVTVDVIGLEESEITPRLRAVGILPGVRLEVLKSAPLGDPRMYRVFNKVISLRNSEASLVRVKISDDSPLPLLNVPPGDYVVVRIDGGWMLRSRLAAIGIVEGSAITLLPDGKIKTAAGEFDIGFGRMAKVFVKKVR encoded by the coding sequence GTGAGTACGTTGAAACTCTCGGATGTCCCAGAGAATGTCACTGTTGATGTGATCGGATTAGAAGAAAGTGAGATCACACCTCGCCTGCGTGCCGTTGGAATATTGCCCGGTGTTCGTTTGGAGGTGCTGAAATCCGCTCCACTTGGTGATCCGCGCATGTACCGTGTCTTCAACAAAGTTATCTCGCTGAGGAACTCTGAGGCTAGCTTGGTACGTGTTAAGATTTCCGATGATTCTCCTTTACCACTACTGAATGTACCTCCAGGAGATTACGTTGTAGTGCGAATAGATGGTGGATGGATGCTTAGAAGCCGTTTAGCGGCGATTGGTATCGTCGAGGGAAGTGCAATCACGCTTTTGCCAGATGGCAAGATTAAGACAGCGGCCGGAGAATTTGACATCGGATTCGGACGTATGGCAAAAGTGTTTGTCAAGAAGGTGAGATGA
- a CDS encoding YgiQ family radical SAM protein: protein MRTFKEELKKFLPTTCEELELRNWDSLDIIFVTGDAYVDHPSFGVALLGRLLESRGYKVGIIAQPLNPEDIARLGKPNLFFGVTAGSLDSMVANYTASRKKRKSDDYTPGGLNNRRPDRAVIRYVNMIQQVFKDVPIVIGGIEASLRRFSHYDWWSDKVRKSILVDSKADILVYGMGERAILEIAKRLESGKNLEGIRGTMIWKSSLSDELFNGLTVHHLPSHEEVSYDKNAYNRMFREIIQLTDPHRDVALVQKQDTRYVIQYPPSPPLTQKEFDELYLFPYTRRVHPFYERLGKVRALEVVKFSITAVRGCFGGCSFCALTHHQTTHVISRSVDSILEEVKLLTKHPDFRGTIVDVGGPTANMWSTSCEVRNSHGQCPKNCLHPRVCRNLEHDGGAQFVDLLRKIKSVRGVKHVFVGSGIRHDLILDSPNADYVISALVDFTSGQLKLAPEHAHPHVLRLMRKPPVEKFLDFKRRFEEFAKRKGQRKYVIGYFIVGHPGEGEDENIYLKDFIVAYLNYIPQQVQIFTPTPGTASTTMYYTGIDPFTNEEVEVVKSERVRSLFKERIVNRSKRDEYRAEITD, encoded by the coding sequence ATGAGAACATTTAAGGAGGAGCTTAAGAAATTCTTACCAACTACCTGCGAAGAACTTGAACTTAGAAACTGGGACTCTCTCGATATTATTTTCGTGACGGGTGACGCGTACGTCGATCACCCGTCTTTTGGTGTTGCACTCCTTGGTAGACTCCTGGAGTCACGTGGTTACAAGGTTGGTATCATCGCGCAACCGCTTAATCCGGAAGATATTGCAAGACTCGGAAAACCAAACCTTTTCTTCGGTGTCACCGCCGGAAGCTTGGACTCAATGGTGGCTAACTACACAGCATCGAGAAAGAAGAGAAAATCCGACGATTACACGCCGGGTGGTCTGAATAACCGCAGACCCGATCGAGCGGTGATCCGTTATGTAAATATGATTCAACAGGTTTTCAAAGACGTCCCCATCGTTATCGGAGGTATCGAGGCAAGTCTTAGAAGGTTTTCCCATTACGACTGGTGGAGTGATAAGGTCAGAAAGTCGATACTGGTTGATTCGAAGGCAGATATCCTCGTGTACGGTATGGGTGAAAGGGCTATTTTGGAAATCGCCAAACGGCTTGAGTCGGGCAAAAACCTCGAGGGTATTCGCGGAACGATGATTTGGAAGAGTTCCCTCTCCGATGAGCTATTTAATGGCTTAACTGTTCATCATCTTCCTTCGCACGAGGAAGTTTCCTACGACAAAAACGCGTACAACAGAATGTTCAGGGAGATCATTCAATTAACAGACCCTCACAGGGACGTCGCCTTGGTGCAAAAGCAGGACACACGCTACGTTATCCAGTACCCTCCATCACCACCACTTACTCAGAAAGAGTTCGACGAGTTATACTTGTTTCCTTACACGAGAAGAGTACACCCCTTTTACGAACGGCTTGGTAAAGTCAGGGCCCTCGAAGTCGTGAAGTTCTCCATCACAGCCGTACGTGGCTGCTTTGGTGGTTGTAGTTTTTGTGCGCTCACACACCATCAAACGACGCACGTTATCTCCAGGAGTGTGGATTCGATCTTGGAGGAAGTAAAGCTCCTCACCAAACACCCGGATTTTCGCGGTACAATCGTTGACGTCGGTGGTCCTACAGCTAACATGTGGTCTACGAGTTGCGAAGTTAGAAACTCGCACGGCCAATGCCCGAAAAATTGTTTGCATCCAAGGGTATGTAGGAACTTGGAGCACGATGGAGGAGCCCAGTTCGTCGATTTACTTAGAAAAATCAAGTCCGTTAGGGGTGTTAAACACGTCTTTGTTGGTTCCGGTATAAGGCATGATCTGATTTTGGATTCCCCGAACGCTGATTACGTTATCAGCGCACTGGTTGATTTCACATCCGGACAACTAAAACTGGCACCAGAGCACGCGCATCCCCATGTGCTGAGACTAATGCGAAAGCCTCCCGTTGAAAAGTTTCTTGACTTCAAAAGAAGATTCGAAGAGTTCGCCAAACGAAAAGGACAGCGAAAATACGTCATCGGATACTTCATCGTCGGACATCCGGGAGAGGGGGAAGATGAAAACATCTACCTCAAGGATTTTATCGTCGCATACCTTAATTACATCCCTCAACAGGTACAGATATTCACACCCACTCCGGGAACGGCAAGCACAACGATGTACTACACGGGGATTGACCCATTCACAAACGAGGAGGTTGAGGTTGTAAAGAGCGAAAGAGTCCGATCACTGTTCAAGGAACGCATTGTAAACCGGTCCAAGCGTGATGAATATCGCGCGGAGATTACCGATTGA
- a CDS encoding ATP-binding protein, translated as MGARKICSALLNIFESEFRDEFSKEITAELCGVLGAERVSLCLLEKSKGIYRVISGNLLPLFSKVPIMLVPKDHDGVVPVEIDGPSGREKVHGTILKRQINGSEEITGLLLFDKYQCTDEQLAKLVEDLEYFLWIIPRYEHSKTYLEKYRSLWILTRIFEESRTVEELLKEFMFAVGEILEAERTYFVREIHDGFEVKSLGVEREITLHSRFVPREEVDHATLKYLRGGDKMVYKPTGLENLLGSVVKSAIFTKAEDGWFVFVNKREKKHYVQVKSFDSLDFEMARDATRRYVLARGRIEFDIKLRHEVEKLKQLQENYEELIETQREQIRKMNAVHYISQAMRTMYSVKNVYKTLLLGLTSGRLLGYNRALLLVYDEKRDVLVGRMWLGPEGENVEEEWRKANMRAMRYADVVQYLREEAMTLEISNKLTEMIENKIFPYKAHPILERCVLRKKIFIANEKVLDAMGLGAADLVSLLGTKDFAVIPLVGRDSTFGVVIVDNFYTKRPIKESDVEILKLISDSAGLAIETAINYEELRNKTLSLERQKSTIEFLREFSESVLQNMSSAIIVLDREGRITEWNKKAELYFGRTKEQVIGSELDTLSVEFEDLKELSFQCLRIKEEITLSNYLINVGAKERYFDIKITPFWDSEKIMLRGVIITLDDVTERVNLEKERKKQEKLAALGEMAARVAHELRNPVSVLGGFIKRLEKNQGDEEARKRYIKIISEEILRLENIVNEILDFSREPRSLEFRLFDINKLIKDVYLLLEEKIKEKNILFMFETDKEQMFVYGEAARLKQVAINLLQNAIEATPVGGKILVETRERLDRIVFSVWNEGTPIPKDIAEKLFVPFFTTKVHGTGLGLAICKKIVEDEHGGKIYHESTEDGNKFVVELEKPSELQGVDLEK; from the coding sequence TTGGGTGCAAGGAAGATTTGCAGCGCCTTGCTGAACATCTTTGAAAGCGAATTTCGGGACGAATTTTCCAAGGAAATCACCGCCGAATTGTGTGGTGTGCTCGGTGCCGAAAGGGTTTCTCTCTGTTTGTTGGAAAAATCGAAGGGGATCTACAGAGTTATATCCGGGAATCTTTTGCCACTCTTCTCGAAGGTTCCGATTATGCTCGTCCCGAAGGACCACGATGGTGTTGTCCCCGTGGAGATCGACGGACCGTCCGGAAGGGAAAAGGTTCACGGTACGATTTTGAAGAGACAAATCAACGGTTCGGAGGAAATCACTGGTCTACTTTTGTTCGATAAGTACCAATGTACCGATGAACAATTGGCAAAATTGGTTGAGGACCTTGAATATTTTCTCTGGATCATCCCCAGGTATGAGCACTCAAAGACATACCTTGAGAAGTACAGGTCCCTCTGGATCCTGACGAGGATTTTTGAGGAATCCCGCACTGTCGAGGAGCTTCTGAAAGAATTCATGTTCGCCGTCGGAGAAATTTTGGAGGCCGAGCGTACGTATTTTGTGCGTGAGATCCACGATGGTTTCGAAGTTAAAAGCCTTGGTGTGGAAAGAGAAATAACGTTGCATTCGAGGTTTGTACCACGTGAAGAAGTTGATCATGCCACTCTCAAGTACCTGAGAGGCGGCGACAAGATGGTTTACAAACCGACAGGGTTGGAAAATCTCTTGGGGTCAGTCGTGAAATCGGCCATTTTCACCAAGGCGGAGGATGGTTGGTTTGTTTTCGTGAACAAACGCGAGAAGAAGCACTACGTTCAGGTCAAATCCTTCGACTCTCTTGATTTTGAGATGGCGCGTGATGCGACAAGACGTTATGTACTCGCAAGAGGTAGGATCGAGTTCGATATCAAGTTGAGGCATGAGGTTGAAAAACTTAAACAACTCCAAGAGAACTACGAAGAGCTGATAGAAACGCAACGGGAACAAATTAGGAAGATGAACGCGGTCCATTACATCAGTCAGGCGATGAGGACGATGTACAGTGTGAAAAATGTCTACAAAACACTCCTGCTCGGACTCACCTCCGGACGGTTGCTCGGCTACAACCGCGCGCTCCTCCTGGTTTACGATGAGAAGAGGGATGTGCTCGTGGGACGCATGTGGCTTGGTCCCGAGGGTGAGAACGTCGAGGAAGAGTGGAGAAAGGCGAACATGAGAGCGATGCGCTACGCGGATGTCGTTCAGTATCTAAGGGAAGAGGCGATGACGCTGGAGATAAGCAACAAATTGACGGAGATGATAGAGAACAAGATCTTCCCGTACAAAGCACATCCAATTCTCGAGCGTTGTGTGTTACGCAAGAAGATATTTATCGCCAACGAGAAGGTACTCGACGCGATGGGGCTGGGTGCGGCGGATTTGGTTTCGCTACTTGGAACAAAAGATTTCGCGGTCATACCGCTCGTGGGACGGGACAGTACTTTCGGTGTGGTGATCGTGGATAACTTCTACACGAAGCGGCCAATTAAGGAATCTGATGTTGAGATACTTAAGCTCATTTCCGATAGTGCGGGACTTGCGATAGAGACCGCGATAAACTACGAGGAATTGCGAAATAAGACACTCTCGCTGGAGAGGCAGAAGAGCACCATCGAGTTCCTGCGCGAGTTCTCTGAATCGGTCTTGCAGAACATGTCATCGGCCATCATCGTTCTCGACAGAGAGGGCCGGATAACGGAGTGGAACAAGAAGGCTGAACTGTACTTTGGAAGAACGAAGGAGCAGGTGATTGGTTCGGAGTTGGATACGCTGAGCGTTGAGTTCGAGGACCTGAAGGAATTGTCTTTCCAGTGTTTAAGAATCAAGGAAGAAATCACGCTTAGTAACTACCTCATAAACGTCGGTGCCAAAGAGCGTTACTTCGATATCAAGATTACACCGTTCTGGGACAGTGAGAAGATAATGCTCAGAGGTGTCATCATCACGTTGGACGATGTAACGGAGAGGGTAAACCTCGAAAAAGAGCGGAAAAAACAGGAAAAGCTGGCCGCGTTGGGTGAGATGGCGGCGAGGGTTGCGCACGAGTTGAGGAATCCAGTTTCCGTGTTGGGTGGTTTTATTAAGAGGCTTGAGAAGAATCAGGGAGACGAGGAAGCTCGAAAGAGGTACATCAAGATAATTTCCGAGGAGATACTGAGGCTTGAGAACATCGTGAACGAGATCCTCGACTTCAGTAGGGAACCGCGAAGCTTGGAGTTCAGACTCTTTGATATCAACAAGTTGATAAAAGATGTCTACTTGCTTCTTGAAGAAAAGATAAAGGAAAAGAACATTCTCTTCATGTTCGAGACTGACAAGGAACAGATGTTTGTTTATGGCGAGGCCGCACGCTTAAAGCAGGTTGCGATCAACTTACTGCAGAATGCTATTGAAGCTACTCCCGTAGGTGGTAAAATATTGGTTGAGACCAGGGAAAGGCTCGATAGGATAGTTTTCTCCGTTTGGAACGAAGGAACACCCATACCGAAGGACATAGCCGAGAAATTGTTCGTCCCGTTTTTCACGACGAAAGTTCACGGTACCGGTCTGGGACTTGCAATCTGCAAGAAGATCGTTGAAGATGAGCATGGTGGGAAGATCTACCACGAGAGCACCGAAGATGGTAACAAGTTCGTGGTTGAACTTGAAAAGCCTTCCGAACTTCAAGGGGTGGACCTTGAAAAGTGA